In the Triticum aestivum cultivar Chinese Spring chromosome 2B, IWGSC CS RefSeq v2.1, whole genome shotgun sequence genome, TGCTATTAGGCccggactatcagcatcccttcatgaAATGGATAGGAGTAGTAACAGATGTTGCCTAGTCGGCGGCTTCAGACTTActgtggctgcatgcatcgcccagatgcagaggccgagggtcttcctcctttttaaaaaaaatatatatataccatGAGGCATCTTTTTATATAGAGATGTTTGATATTATAGGCCTAGACACATtttctataaatttgatcaaagtttAGGAAGTTtcactttttttttaaaaaaaagtgcaATATTATGAAACCTAGATAATATATATTAGAATTTTGAAAAATACaattattattttatttctaatAGTCAAGTGCGCGCAATGCATGTCACCACTAATGTGCGATAGTTTATCACGTGTGATATATATGCACACCCGagcaccatgcatgcatgcacgcacatgTATCACACAAGGTACAAACAACACTCTCTCTTCTCTTGTACCCCTTGCTGTTGTTCTCATATGCTCTCCTTGGCTCTAGTACCGCGCCGTCTCCTCCATGATATTGGCACCGTTATCAACCTCCTTTTCTCATTCTATCATTTGAAGACCCTATTCATTACCCTCTTTTACAGTGCCTCCCCATCCGGCCGACCTCGTTTAGCCATGCCCATATATTCGATTTATTTTTGGCAGTGGTGTAAATGGACCAATCATGTTCAAATACAGTGTTCCATTCTACACCGACGATTCCTTCGCGTCCGCTAGCCATTTCGGCTCCAGGAGGTGAGGGGAGCCACATATCAATGTGTGACATATAGTTAAGTCCCTCTTTTGTAAGATTTGTGTCCTGTTGTGGCAGCATCCCGGTGGTAGAAGCGCCGTCATAGGGAATAAATTTACATGGACCCATCATCCCCATCATGGTGTGCCCATCATGATCCACTCCATGGAACTAGTGGTTCTTAGTGTTTGTCTTTCATACTTTCGGTCGTCTTCGTTGTTAGTTATCAGTCTAATGACGTGCAGCCCAGTGGCGGCTTCAAGAATTTACAACCGCGTATTCATTGTTGTTTTTCAAAAATTGTCATTGTTTTACCAAAATCAACACTGCTTTGTAAAAATCATGGGTATTCACATGAGGACCCAAGAATACGCCTAGCGCCGCCCCTGGTGCAGCCCTGCAAGAAGTGTTTTTCCGATTATGGTGAGTCCAACGATAGATTCTCACTTTTTCGGGTGGGCGACTCTTCTGCAGTTTTGGCGACAACGATATGAAAAGATTGGTTTTACTAGGAAACTCTGGTAGTTCTTTTGGCCATTTCAATATATAAATTTTCTCTGCCAAATCAATCAAGCTAAGTCGTTGTTCTAAGAAAATGGAACAAAACAGTGGCACGACATTCACCCTACTCGTGTGAACTTTATTTTTTTGGGTGCGCTTAGCATGCAAAGGGTATATCTCGCCTATTGTGAGCGATAAGGAGCGCTTGCCTGCAGCTGTAGTCGTTTCCACGTGCCCCGGACGAATACAACATTTTTTTGCTAGTTGTGTGATTTTTCTCAATATCCTTTCTAGTGTGGTCTTTTTGTCGATCCGATTTCAATATTTTTATTCAATTTCGTTGTTTTATATATTTTGCGTTTTCTCTTCTTTTTGTGTTTCCTTTTAAAAAACATTGTGCACCAGGTACAGGGCTGTCCCAAGCTCTGGATGAGCCCAATTAATATTGTAAACCCTGGGATAttctcaaaagaaaaaggaaaggaagagcAGCGCCTTGCAGAGAAAAATGGAGCGGGGTCGGTTGCTAGCGCGGCGGTTGGCCGGTTGCGCTGGTCGTCGGCTGGGGGATCTGCTGGGCAGCACGGCGCCTGGTGGCCAGCACGGCGAGGGCTGTGGGTATGCGGGAGGCCGGCAGTCTGGCGGTCGTGCACTCTCGCAGTCGCAGAGCAGTCCTCCTCTTCAAATTTCTCCCCGAGGTGATTGGTGGCTTGGTGCTCGCTGCTAATTGAGTCGGTGGGGATCGGAATCAACGCTCAACGGTGAGCTATCTCCCGTGAATTGGAGATTGCAGTCACGAGTTCGTTCGGTTCGATTTTGAGTCCCCCACTGTGCAGGGCTGCAGGCGAGCTGTTTGATGAAATGCTCAAGTGAGTCCCGGCCGAGCGAGGGTCGATGGCGGGGCCGGGCAGCATTGAGGTAATTTGCTTCCTTCTGTGTCTTTGAAATTGCTATTTGCGTGGTTCCCTGGAAACCTTGAGCGAGGCTGCTTCCGCGAGGGCTTCAACACAAGTTGCCGAACACGCCCAATCCACCGAACCCGGATGGCACGGTGTGACCACTGACCAACAGTAGCCGAGTTGGACACGAGTTTGATTTCCACACAAAACAGAAGCTTGTCATGTCACTGATTATGCCACACTCTGTTTCCCCTACCTTTCTTACTACGGCATAGACTTTTCCTTACCAAAGAATTATCTGTAGCATGAGGATTGTTCTAACTCAGCTACTAGACATGCAACATGCTTATATTGATTAGTCTATATCCGTGTACCTAGCTGGCGTTGAAGTCAACTGACAAGACCAAAGGCAAACTAGTGAGGTTGTTTCTTCTATATAAGAGGAGGTTAATTACCAGTACGAGTATCACCAAGCCTACGGCTAACTAATTTCTTACAGCATGCTCAAGTTGCAGGAGAAGATGACCCTTCTCCTTCCCTCGGTTCCTTCCCCACAGCCACAAGCAAATCTCCTCATGCCGATGTTAATAGTACTGATGGCCCTTGAGCTCCTCGTGGCAACAGTCGCCGCTGCCCCGTTAGCCTTGCCTGGCTGCCCGGAGGCCTGTGGCAGCGTCACCGTCCCCTACCCTTTTGGCTTCCGGCAAGGCTGCTTTCACAAGGGCTTCAACCTCACCTGCGACGAGACGAGCCATCCGAAGAAGCTGTTCCTGCGCGACGACGTGGAAGTGGACGCCATCTCACTGGTGGGCGGCACGGTACGTGTCCAGAGCAAGATCGTGAACGGCGAGTGGGGCTACAGGAACGTGCCATACCAAGCGCTTAACCCAAACAGGAGCGTTGGGTCTGGGAATCCCTATATTGGCTACGACGGCTCGTGGTCTGGCGGCCTAACGGTGACGACCGAGCACAACGTCTTCGTGGCCATCGGATGCAACTTCATCGGCTACCTCGCTGCAGGCAGTGACCGGGGTTCCGTGTACGTCAGCGCATGCGCCACTCTGTGTGACACAGATTATCCGCCACCCGGGGACACCTCGTGCTCGGGCGTCGGCTGCTGCCGGACGACCATCTCGCAGGGTTTGCCCGCGTACGGGGTGCAGCTCAAGGACTTGAACCAGACTGAAGCCGCGTACGCGGGCAAAGGCAGGCCCATTAGTTCACGCCTTTTGTCCGGGGCAGCGTTCATTGTCGACCGCGAGTGGTTCATCGGGATTAACGTAGGCGCCATGCAGAATAGCACTTTCGGTGATTTCGGAAGCTCGTATCGATCTCGTCGGAGCAGTCCCGAGGTGACCAGGGTACCCACCGTGCTGGAATGGTGGCTGGATGTAAAAAGCGACCGTGACTTGGTCGTGTTGGATTTGGACCCCCATTCTGTATCAGGTTGGAGATGCATGAGCTTGAACAGCTTCGCTGCCAACATCGACGGTGCAGTGAACAAAGTAAGGTGCAACTGCTCGGATGGATACCAAGGCAACCCTTACATCATTCACGGATGCCAAGGTAACACCACTCTGCCGAGTGCCGACTCTCCTTTGTTCTCCCCCTTCTAGTTTATTTTTTGCACCTCCGTTGTTCAAGAGATTTGCAACAAAATAGTTTCACATACGGCAGTTCAGTCCACCTTACAAATTTCGAAAGGGAGAGGCTGAGCAGCAATCAGGTCTCCTTTTTCTCTGGTCATAGAAACTCTGATTGCCTGGTTGGACTTGAACCACCGAAGCAGttcgtggccatctccttgcccgGGATGGCACGGTACGACCAATTGACCAACACAGCGATCGACCGATGCCTCCAGTCCGAGAAGGTCACTATAGGCATAGACAAGTTGGACATGAGTTTCCAAATAAAACACAAGATTGTCAGACCACTGATTATGCCCAGGATGGCACGGTACAACCAAGTGACCGATGCCTGCAGTCCACAAACATCACTATAGCGGCACGGTACGACCAAGTGACCGATGCCTGCAGTCCACAAACATCACGATAGCCTATTTTCTTTGAAACAACGAGCCATCCCGGATTATTACTATAGCCTATAGGCATAGACAAGTTAGGCAACTAGATTTTCACATCTTCACTGGTTAACCATGCCACCTTCCTTCCATTAAACAAGAATAAGTAAATTGGGCAATGACTAGCTATGTTTTCCTTGTGCCAAAGATATAGTACTCCGTCCAGAAAAGCATAGTTATTGCAGTTGCAGGGCTGATGCTTCGGCTTATAGTGGCCCCATTAGCAGCTCTGGTTAGTGGTAGCATACCCATCTCCTACCTTTCGGCTTCCAGCAAGGGTGCTTCATTCTTCAACCCGGGGCTTAAACCTCACGGCCGGTGAGATGATCCTGGCCGATGGCACAAGTGTGGATGCCAGTCTGCTGGCCACAAGGCCCCTGATAGTCTCCACGAAGCACACCTGGTTTCTAGCTAGCACTTTATatcaactttagtacaaagttagtataaattgggtcatctattttgaaacggagggagtagaaaggaaGCCCTGTGATGCATTTAGGCTCGGGCACCACTTAGGACCCGACTATAAGTGAGTGATCTCTGGTTATGTAGGGTTGTTAGTCCCACTTGCATGTATGCGTTGCATGTCTGTGTGGCTCTTTGTGTCTCACGTGTCCGCACTGGTACTATGCAAGGGGCATGGTGAGTTGCCTTTGTGGTCGACGCATGTGTGAAAGGAGGCATCACTAATGGCTTTTGGTTTTTGTTGCCACTATGGGTGttgggcgggggaggggggagctACCGTGCTGCTTCCTTGCCGAAGGTAGGGGTCCGTTGCGCCGCCTCCCTTGTGCTCTTTGGCACGATATCACCAACACCTCTAAAAACAGACACTAATAAAAAAAAAGGCCCCATGTGGCAAAGGGCGTGACTTCGTTAATACGCAATCATCTCTGCAAATTTACTCCATGTGTAACTTCTTTTTAGGGTTACGCCATGTGTAACTTGATCTATGCTGCTCTAGAGCCTGTTCAGATGTCAAACATCTTGACGAAACCCTCAAATCCAGCGTCGTATGCCGTGCACCGGCTTCTGTCGAGGAGTTCCACCCGCCCGGATAGCACAAATCGAGCCGATCGTTTGTGCTAACAGGCTGGCTGGCTTGCCTAGAGAGAGGCCTTATGCCTAGTTGGAGAGAGGATAAGAGAGGTTAGGCCTTGGCGCCTTGCTCAGTTCGAAGGGAAACTATGGGCGGCCGAGATTCCTTCATGTCGCCTCATCTGGTGGCTGGTAGTTCTCCCTTCACCTCCCTACATACCCTGTAGCATGCAATGGCGATTCCTACCTACAGTTCCTGCAGCACGCGGCGGGGGCGGCCAATGGTTGCCAGGCAGCGAGGCATCACGGTCCCCGCGTTGCCACGAGCTGTGCCATGGCAGCGACTAGGCCCCTTATGTCATTGGCGTGCTCCAGTTGGGACGGTGGGCGAACCGGGGTGACTGTGTGGGGTTGGCTATGCTTGCCAAGCTCGCTCTGGGAAGAGAGGAGCACACGGCGCGATGGCTGGGTATCATTCAGGTGGCGGCTCAGCGGACACCGGGTGGCCTCGGTTGAGCGGGCATGGGGGTGGGTGGTGGCGCCGGCTGCGCTAGGGTAAGTGGGTAACGCAGGATGACGAGAGGAACAACATGAGGGAGAGGGTGGCATTTCATCGTAATTTAGTCTAAATCCTACCAGGCCGTTCATTTTCCATTTACCGGTGGCAGTGGGGAGCAATTTTTGGCAACTCCGCATTTCGGAAGATTCTGGGGCGCAGAAAATTGCCAGCTTCTCCAACTTCTCGGAAATACACTACGGCCAAACACTACTTCTCAGAGCTGGCTCCGCGAAACTGAGTCATTCAGCCTGGCTCTACGTGCACTATTGGCACAAAGCGGAGTTGGAGGGCTTTCGATCAGGCCCTTAGTCACGTCTATATCGACTGATAGGGTTCCAGTGCTTTCTTATAGTACTAAATACtactcctccgttccaaaataagtggcGTGGTTTAGTACAGTGGTTCCATTGCTTCCTGGAGGGAGTATTTCTTTTTCTCCTCCCTTTTATTTTATTGATTTTGTAATGTACCATGAATTATAGCCTTTGTGTTAATCTTATTGAGGCTTCAACTGCACTTGAAACTTACTTGATAAACATCACCACTTTTTTTTACAACGTCACCCTGGTTTTGagcttttcttttttatttactcCCTTTTCCTCTCCCTTCTAGATATCGATGAGTGCCAACGGCCAGTTTATCCATGCGTGCATGGGACCTGCATTAATATGCCGGGGACATACCGATGTGCAACAAAGAAACGTATC is a window encoding:
- the LOC123047086 gene encoding wall-associated receptor kinase 2, with amino-acid sequence MLKLQEKMTLLLPSVPSPQPQANLLMPMLIVLMALELLVATVAAAPLALPGCPEACGSVTVPYPFGFRQGCFHKGFNLTCDETSHPKKLFLRDDVEVDAISLVGGTVRVQSKIVNGEWGYRNVPYQALNPNRSVGSGNPYIGYDGSWSGGLTVTTEHNVFVAIGCNFIGYLAAGSDRGSVYVSACATLCDTDYPPPGDTSCSGVGCCRTTISQGLPAYGVQLKDLNQTEAAYAGKGRPISSRLLSGAAFIVDREWFIGINVGAMQNSTFGDFGSSYRSRRSSPEVTRVPTVLEWWLDVKSDRDLVVLDLDPHSVSGWRCMSLNSFAANIDGAVNKVRCNCSDGYQGNPYIIHGCQVHLTNFERERLSSNQVSFFSGHRNSDCLVGLEPPKQFVAISLPGMARYDQLTNTAIDRCLQSEKVTIGIDKLDMSFQIKHKIVRPLIMPRMARACSDVKHLDETLKSSVVCRAPASVEEFHPPDIDECQRPVYPCVHGTCINMPGTYRCATKKRIISLPGLITAIAVTAGFGLLFSLMGAAKITNKLKQRRAKKLRQKFFKKNHGLLLQQLISSNNDIAERTRIFSLEELEQATNKFDHNRILGGGGHGTVYKGILSDQRIVAIKRAKIIVQREIDQFINEVVILSQTNHRNVVKLFGCCLETEVPLLVYEFISNGALSFHLHGQSENPLSWKDRLRIALETARAIAYIHSAASISVYHKDIKCANILLTDTLTSKVSDFGASRSIAIDETGILTAVQGTYGYLDPEYYYTSRLTEKSDVYSFGVILAELLTRVTLVFSSHSSEGTSLASHFVSHIRDNRFLDILDAQIVEEGGAEDAEVVARLAEACLSLKGEERPTMRQVETVLEDVQNSRVNLSSQITRVNRNAINDKPYKGSKGGEETRPYSLEKEFIESSEIPR